The genomic DNA TTTCCCAAGCCGCCCGATCCAGACACCGCGTACGTTGAATATTGGCAGGGAAGCGGCTATTTGGAAGACCCGTCGGAAGCAGACGCATATGTTCTGCTTTCAAGTATCTGCGCGCGAGTTCTCGGGCCGGCTCTGACGCCGCCGGACGAGCCAGTGGTTCAGTGGCGTCCACGTCCACCCACGACCACCGGTTGCCGCACCTTCGGGGGACCGCTCGTTGGCGAAGGCCTCCATCTGCTTGATCACGAGGTCCACGACCGAGAAGAACGCCGACCATTCACCACTTCCTGGGACCACAGCCGCCCGGCGGAGTCGGGTCAGAGTTGATGTCACCGTATGACGCCATGCGGCCAACGCGTGTCCGTTCGATAGGGCAGCCGACTCTTCAAGATCGATGTCGAGGCCATGCCGTACGAGTAGGACGCGCAGACGCCCGCCGTACAGGGGCATGGTGGTGTAAGTAAGTCTCTGTAGATCCTGTTGAGTAGCCGCGACCGTCTCACGGCGATCATGAGTGGTGGGGATGTGGACCGTGGAGAAACGGCTCATCGAGCTTGAGGTGGAGAATTTTCGGAGCTTGCGGAGCATCAAGCTCCCTCTGGGGCCGGTAAACGTGCTCATCGGCCCGAACGGCGCCGGCAAGACAAACGTGCTGAAAGTCTTCCGGTTCCTCGCCGACATGATCCGCACCGATCTGATTCCGGCGATGGATGAGCACGGCGGCTTCGACGAGATCCTGTTCCGAGGGGGTGGGAGCATCCCTGACCACTTCCGGATCAAGCTGAAGGCGGCGTGGACTCCACATGCCACCCTTGAGGATCCTGATGAGTATGAACTGGCCGTTACTCTGAACGACCCCGTGCCTCAGGGACAGCTCACCAGATTTGAGCGATTCAAATTCCCGGGGCCTCAGGGCGGTAACGAGATCCTCGTCAGCAGCGACGCAGTCGAGGTGCGGGCCGTCTCAGTGCGTCACACTCCGTCCGTCCTTGATGTCGTTCGACCCGACGCGCACATGCGCACCACGGGGATCAGCAGCCTCAGCAGTGGCCTGTCGACCTTGCCGCGGCTTTCGGAAGAAGCCGGAGCTCGGGAGGTCCGTGCCCTGTCCTCGCGGCTCGGCGAGTTCCGAGTCTTCGATGTGAACGTCGACGCCGCACGGCGACCGTCCAGGCTTCTCCGGAAGGGTGGTGATCCTCTCGAAGACGACGCAGCCAACCTCGCCGCCTTCCTGCTCATGCTCCGAAAGGATGACAGCGACGCCTGGAGTCGCCTTGAGGAAGATGCCGTCACAGTGCTTCCCCAGCTTGAGTCCATCGACTTCGAGTATCCGTCGGGCGCGGCACGAGAGGTCGTCGTCGTTCTCCACGAACGCGGGCTCCGCCGACCTACCCAACTCGCTGACGCCTCTTACGGCACGATCCGGCTTCTTGGTCTCCTGGCACTGCTCTACGATCCGAGGCCCCCTGCGCTGACCTGCGTGGAGGAGATCGACCACGGCCTCCATCCGCAAGCACTCGAACTACTCGTGGAGAGGCTCCGCGAGGCAAGCGAGCGGACCCAGTTTCTCATCGCCACCCACTCTCCGGCCTTCGCCGACCGCCTGAAGCCTGAAGAGCTGGTGATCTGCCAGCGGCAGGACGACGGATCCTCCGCGATCCCGGCACTCTCCGCCCAGCGCATCATCGAGATCGTGCAGGCGAGCGAGGGAGAACCGCTGGGCGAGCTGTGGTTCGCCGGAGCGCTGGGGGGCGATCTGTGAGGCGGAAGGGCGGCACACGGATAGCGGCGACCAAGCGGCCGATCGTGGTGCTCGCCGGAGAGGACAGCAACGACCGCAAGTGCCTGCGCATTCTCCTGGAGGCGTACTGCCCTGACATGCATGGCCGCCTCGTGGAGATCAACGGCACGCTGCGACTCTGCGACGCGACAGGCGTCGAACTTGAACGGCGGGTTGAAAGGCTCCGAAGGCTCGTGAACGCGCGAGCCGCGAGAGACAACGCCGAGGTCGCGTGCGTGTTCATTCACGAAGACCTCGATAGGACAGACGGGACTGATTACCATCCCATCCGAGAGCGTGTGGAAAAGGCACTCGGGAAGGCGTTCGGCTCCGCTCATCACGTTCTGGCCGTTTGGGAGACAGAGGCGTGGCTCCTGCTGTTTCCCGATGCTCTGGCGGCGCTGGTAGCGGGATGGAAGCTTCCACAGAAATACTGGGGAAAGGATACCGGCAGGCTCACCGATCCCAAGCAGATTCTGATGGAAGAAATCAGCAGGTCGGGCCGGAAGTATCGGGAGTCCGACGCGCCTGATGTCCTGGAGAAGGCCATCGCCCTCGGTAAGCTCGGCAATCCTCTGGGCTCGAATCGTTCCTGGAGTCAGCTACGGGATGACGTCGAACGTTGCTGCTCAGAGCACATCTCAGTCTGAAGGCCCTGCGCCGACGGAGCAGACAGATCACTTGTTCGCCTGGGGCATGGGAAGGCCGTGCACGGACCTCTGCTCTGATCGACGATCTTCATGGAGGAAACGACGGCCCGCCAGGGCGCTGGGCCATACCTCCGCCTCGCCCCTGGATCCGCCCTGTCATGAGCGCTCCTCCCCGAGGTGACGGCATCGCACCGAGATCCTTTTCTCCGTCAGGGGCATCTGCCGGCCAGGACCCGGCGGGACTCCTGAATGTTTCATGCGCCGTATCCCTTTGGCGCCTTTCTGACCTGCACGGACGCCTTGTGGCCCATCATCGGGAAAGCGTGCCGTTTACACCTCGTTAACAGCGACCTAGAGTTCGTTTCGCGTGAGCGCCTCACCGCCATTGACCAGTGATTCCTCATCCTCCGAAAGGGAGGGTAGTTCTGTGAGTAAATGGCGAAGTATCGCTGTCGCCACCGCGATCGCGCTCATGTCCACCCTGCTCGCCGTCGTTCTTGTGCCCGGCCCGGCCTCGGCGCACGGCGCCATGATGGTGCCGGGCAGCCGCACCTACTTCTGCTGGCAGGACGGCCTGTCGTCGACGGGGCAGATCATCCCCATCAACCCCGCCTGCCAGGCGGCGGTGGCCCAGAGCGGGCCCAACTCGCTCTACAACTGGTTCAGCGTCCTGCGGTCCGACGGCGCCGGGCGGACCTCGGGGTTCATCCCCGACGGTCAGGCGTGCAGCGGCGGCAACACCGGCTACAGCGGGTTCGACCTGCCGAACGCCGACTGGCCGGTGACCCACCTGACCGCCGGATCTCAGATCCAGTTCAAGTACAACAAGTGGGCCGCCCACCCCGGCTGGTTCTACCTCTACATCACCAAGGACGGCTGGAACCCCAACCGGGCGCTCACCTGGGGCGACCTTGAGTCGCAGCCCTTCCACACCGCCGACCACCCGGACAGCGTCGGCTCCCCCGGCACCAACGACGCCCACTACTACTGGAACGCCACGCTGCCCTCGGGCAAGTCCGGCCGCCACATCGTCTACTCGGTCTGGAAGCGCTCCGACTCCAACGAAACGTTCTACAACTGCTCCGACGTCGTCTTCGACGGCGGCAACGGAGAGGTGACCGGCGTCGGCCGGCCGGGGCCGACCCCCACCCCCACCCCCACCGTGACCCCCACGGTGACCCCGACGCCAACGCCGACTCCGGGCGGGAGCGGTTGCTCCGCCACCTATCGGACCGTCGGCTCCTGGCAGGGCGGTTACCAGGGCGAGGTGACCGTGGCCAACCAGGGCACGTCCAGCCTCAACGGCTGGACGGTGAAGTGGACGCTCGGTAGCGGCAGCACCATCACCAGCCTGTGGAACGGCACGTACACCACGTCAGGATCCGCGGTAACCGCCAAGAACGCCGACTGGAACCGCACCATAGCGGGTGGCGGCTCGACCACCTTCGGATTCACCGGCGGGGGGACCAGCGGTTCCCCCACTCTCACCTGCACCAGCCCCTAGCAAGAGCGGGGGCCCGGCCGGTCGGCCGGGCCCCCGGCCTCTCACGGAAGGGATCTCCCGTGGCGTCCGGAAAGAGGGTCGGGTCAGTGCTGGGGCTCCTGTCGATGGGAGCCGCGGTGGCCCTGGTCGCGGCGGCCTGCCTCGGCGGGACACCCGCACCCCGGCACGCCGCCGCGCACCCGGCGGTCCCCGCCTCCGCGCGACCAGCGGTCCCCACCTCCGCGCACCCGGGGGTTCCCACCTCCGCGCGACCGACGGTCCCCGCCTCCGGGTGCACCGCCACGGTCACCCTCGTCGAGTCGTGGCCGGGCGGCTACCGGGGCGCCGCGACCATCAGCAACGTCACCGACCGGCCGATGAACGACTGGTACATCCAGTGGATCCTGCCACCAGAGGTGCGGCTAACCCAGGCCTGGAACGGAACCCTCATGCAGAGCGGCCCCGTCGCGATGATCCACGCACCTGTCGAAAAACCCGCGCTTCCCGCGGGCTCCACGGTCTCCGACATCGGCTTCGTGGGCGCCGCCGCATCCCCGCCGGCCTTCACCCAGATCACCTGTGGCTGAGAAGAACCTGTCGACTTTCCGGATACCTCGGTCGTCGGACGGCACCCGGGACGCGGCACCGCGAACGGGAACCGTACAACTCCCCAGCGATGCGGCGCCATGAACGGGGAGACGTACAGCCAGTCCAGAGATGCGGCGCCGTGAACGGAAGCCGTACGGCCGGCCCGAGGACGCGGCGCCGCGAATGGGGAGAGGTACGGCTCGCCCGGTGGACCCGTCTCACCGGAGTTGGTCCACCGGACGGGAGGTCAGCGCCGACCGTAGCGCTGCTTGAAGCGCTCCACCCGGCCGGCGGTGTCGAGCACCCTGCCGCGGCCGGTGTAGAAGGGGTGACTCGCGGACGAGACGTCGACGTCGACCACCGGGTAGACGTTGCCGTCCTCCCACTCGACGGTCCGGTCACCGGTCACCGTCGAACGGGTGAGGAAGGCGAAGTCCGCACTCGGATCGCGGAAGACGACCGGGTGGTAACCGGGGTGGATTGCCTGCTTCATGGTTATCGGTCCTCTCGGAACGGGACGTGCTCGCGGATGATCGGGTCGTACTTGGTGAGCGTGAGCCGGTCAGGGTCGTTCCGCCGGTTCTTGCGGGTCACGTAGGTGTAGCCGGTGCCTGCGGTCGACCGGAGCTTGATCACGGGGCGTAGCTCGTTCCTGGCCATCTCTGGCTCCTCCTTGGTTGGCGGACCATCTGATGGGGTCGATAACCGTTTCCACCCCTGCGGCATTCCCGCCCGGAGGACCCGGGTTCGCTCTTCCGGTGCCTTCCCCGTACCCGTGGCCTCCCTCTCCTTCAAGGTCGCAGGATGAGGCGTCCCCGTACCCCGCCCGACTCGATCCGCCGATGGGCGTCCGCGGTGGCCGACAGCGGCAGCTCCTGCGCGATCCGTGTGGTGAGGGTGCCGGCCCGGAGCATCCGATTGATCAGCTCGGCGGCCTCGGCGAGGTCGTCGGCACGGGCCCTGCTGATCACGAAGCCGAGCATGCTCATGTCCCGGACGTAGAACGCGCGGACCGGCAACTCGGTCGTGTCGTCGGTCGCCGCCGACAGCAGGACTTTCCCCCCGGTGGCGACGACCCGTACCGCCAGATCCAGGTCATGCCGTCCGGAGGTGTTCCAGAACACGTCGACACCGCGCGGCGCCAGCCCGGCGAGCCGGTCCGCGAGACCGGCGTCCCGGTAGTCGACGGCGTGTTCGGCCCCGGCGGCGAGGCAGTCTCGGTGATCGGCGGGCCGGGCACCGGCGATGACCCGGGCACCCGCGGCCACGGCCAGCTGGACCGCGGCCCGGCCGACGTTTCCGGCGGCCCCCGCGACGTACACGGTCTGGCCGGGGCGCAGCCGGGCGTGTACGAACCAGCCGAGGTAGGCGGTGGCGGCCGGGTGCGCGACCGCCACCGCGGTGACCGGGTCCACCTCCGGCGGCAGCGGGTAGAGACGGTCGGCGGGCACGACGGCGAACCCCGCGAACGATCCCTGCCGGCCGCCGTGGCCGAGGCTGTTGCACCAGACCCGGTCACCAGGCCGGAAGGGTGACTCCGGCGAGCCGGCGAGGCGTACGGTGCCGACCAGATCCCGGCCGACCACGAACGGGAAAGGGGTCGGGGTCGGATAGCGCCCCGACCGGACCAGCGTGTCCACCGGGTTGACCGTGAGGACTTCGACCTCGACCAGCACCTCGCCGGGGCCCGGAACAGGAACCGGAAGCTCGCCGAATGTGATCAGCTCCGGTCCGCCCAGTGCGGTGACATAGGCCGCCGGCATGACCTCGGGAAGTTGCGACGGGACACTCTTCATCACGATCACCAGTGTGGCAAGCGCCCGGACGCGCCGGGAAACCGACTCGCCACCCGATGAAGGCCCGGCCGTACGGCATCGCCTTCCGGCCGGAACGGATCGACGCCCTCCGCCTCCGCGCCCGGTACGGACGATGAACGCGGGTTCGATTCCCGCACCCGCCACCGGCTCTCACAGCCCGTAGCCGGGCGCGGCCGGGTCCCTGTGCCTTGCGGCGGGACCCGGCCGCCAGGGTTTACCTCAGGCCGGCGTCCACGGCGCCGGTCAGGGTGCCGGGGTCACCGGACATCTCCCAGATCATCACCCCGAGCAGACCCTTGCTCCGCAGCCACGCGGTCTTCTTGCCGATCGACCAGGTGTC from Streptosporangium sp. NBC_01756 includes the following:
- a CDS encoding AAA family ATPase; the encoded protein is MWTVEKRLIELEVENFRSLRSIKLPLGPVNVLIGPNGAGKTNVLKVFRFLADMIRTDLIPAMDEHGGFDEILFRGGGSIPDHFRIKLKAAWTPHATLEDPDEYELAVTLNDPVPQGQLTRFERFKFPGPQGGNEILVSSDAVEVRAVSVRHTPSVLDVVRPDAHMRTTGISSLSSGLSTLPRLSEEAGAREVRALSSRLGEFRVFDVNVDAARRPSRLLRKGGDPLEDDAANLAAFLLMLRKDDSDAWSRLEEDAVTVLPQLESIDFEYPSGAAREVVVVLHERGLRRPTQLADASYGTIRLLGLLALLYDPRPPALTCVEEIDHGLHPQALELLVERLREASERTQFLIATHSPAFADRLKPEELVICQRQDDGSSAIPALSAQRIIEIVQASEGEPLGELWFAGALGGDL
- a CDS encoding lytic polysaccharide monooxygenase auxiliary activity family 9 protein; the protein is MSKWRSIAVATAIALMSTLLAVVLVPGPASAHGAMMVPGSRTYFCWQDGLSSTGQIIPINPACQAAVAQSGPNSLYNWFSVLRSDGAGRTSGFIPDGQACSGGNTGYSGFDLPNADWPVTHLTAGSQIQFKYNKWAAHPGWFYLYITKDGWNPNRALTWGDLESQPFHTADHPDSVGSPGTNDAHYYWNATLPSGKSGRHIVYSVWKRSDSNETFYNCSDVVFDGGNGEVTGVGRPGPTPTPTPTVTPTVTPTPTPTPGGSGCSATYRTVGSWQGGYQGEVTVANQGTSSLNGWTVKWTLGSGSTITSLWNGTYTTSGSAVTAKNADWNRTIAGGGSTTFGFTGGGTSGSPTLTCTSP
- a CDS encoding cellulose binding domain-containing protein, whose translation is MASGKRVGSVLGLLSMGAAVALVAAACLGGTPAPRHAAAHPAVPASARPAVPTSAHPGVPTSARPTVPASGCTATVTLVESWPGGYRGAATISNVTDRPMNDWYIQWILPPEVRLTQAWNGTLMQSGPVAMIHAPVEKPALPAGSTVSDIGFVGAAASPPAFTQITCG
- a CDS encoding type B 50S ribosomal protein L31 is translated as MKQAIHPGYHPVVFRDPSADFAFLTRSTVTGDRTVEWEDGNVYPVVDVDVSSASHPFYTGRGRVLDTAGRVERFKQRYGRR
- the rpmG gene encoding 50S ribosomal protein L33 — its product is MARNELRPVIKLRSTAGTGYTYVTRKNRRNDPDRLTLTKYDPIIREHVPFREDR
- a CDS encoding NADPH:quinone reductase, with protein sequence MKSVPSQLPEVMPAAYVTALGGPELITFGELPVPVPGPGEVLVEVEVLTVNPVDTLVRSGRYPTPTPFPFVVGRDLVGTVRLAGSPESPFRPGDRVWCNSLGHGGRQGSFAGFAVVPADRLYPLPPEVDPVTAVAVAHPAATAYLGWFVHARLRPGQTVYVAGAAGNVGRAAVQLAVAAGARVIAGARPADHRDCLAAGAEHAVDYRDAGLADRLAGLAPRGVDVFWNTSGRHDLDLAVRVVATGGKVLLSAATDDTTELPVRAFYVRDMSMLGFVISRARADDLAEAAELINRMLRAGTLTTRIAQELPLSATADAHRRIESGGVRGRLILRP